The window TCCACCTGTAGAAATTACCCAATAAATTCGAGGTTCAAAAGCTGCAGCCCTTAAACAAAGCCAGCCGCCAAGAGACATTCCCAGCAAAGCAGCTTCTGTAATTCTAAAATAATCCAAAATTGTCTTAACTGGTTTTTCCCATTCAAAGTCGAATGGAATATTAAATTTCTTAACAGTTTTTCCTTGTCCTGGCCCATCGAATGCTATAACTTCATAGCCTTTTATTGCGAAATACCATGCTACTGAATAAAATTCCTCAATAAATGAGTCAAAACCGAAGTGAATAAGAATGGTTCCTTTTTTTATTTCAGACTTGTTAGGCATTCTCAATACATGAAGGAATGATTCGTTATAAGGCACTTTTTCTACATGCACTCCCTCTAATGGCATATTTGAATAAAACAAATCTATGAACTTATCATAAAGCAATTCTTTATCTTCCTGTCCGTATAGAGTGTAAAATTCAGCAGCACGATAAAAGAATGAGGCTTCAATGTTTTTCCCAGAACCCAGTTTGCTTTCTGCTTGCTCCAACATTACAGATTTCCAGTCACTAAATTTCCGAATTTTTTGAGCTGCTGTTTTTAAGTCGTCGTGCGACAAATACCCTAATGAGTGCCATCGGTTAAGCTGGAAATTATATAACTGCTTTTTATGAAAATAATGATAACCAATTGGAAATGAAAATAAATCTGAGTCCATTTATATTATTTTTTCATTTTAGTTTCAAGTCTGTCAGTAATGCTGTCTTGCATGACGCACAACTATGTTATTTGTACATGTTTACAGTACAATATATGTCAAATTTGGATATAATGTATAGGGTTTATGATTTTATTTTAAGCCCCAAAGTTTTAATTATTCAATCCCAAAAACCTTAACCAACTCATCCGGTAAAAAAGGGCGTCCCTTTTCATTAATAGAGGTTCCAATAACCAAAGCATTAACAATCAATTTTTGATCTGGTAATCGGTAAATGCTTTGTCTGAATCCAAATCGAAGTGGCGAGAGTCGTTCTATTTTTACATCTACCACAAATTTATCGCCGCTTCTTAATGAAAATTGATAATCAATTTCAATTCTTTTTACAACCAAATTAATCCCTCTGGCAGTCAGGTCGGCAAAATCCAAATTAATTGCTTTGAGGTATTGATGACGGGTATGTTCGAGATAGTTTTGGTAAACCGAATTGTTCACAATTCCCTGCATATCGCATTCGTAATCGCGTACATCCATTTCCAGTTTGAAGGTATATTCTTCCATATTTTAATTATTGTGGGTCAACATCAATGATCATAGAAACCCCAGTAAACTTTCTGTTTTTATTGAATTGATCAAGTATTTCCTTTAGTTCCAGCTTTGCTTTACCCAGTGCATTGGTTTTTTCTGTTTTCAGCAGAATATGTTTGATGTATAAATTTTTAATTCTGGAAACCATTGGATATTCAGGGCCCAAAACCAGCTCACCAAAGTGTGCCCTTAATTTATTTGCAAGTTCGGCAGAAGCAGCGTTTAAAATATTATAATCTTTGTGTTTTAAACGAATTTCAATCAGCCGGTAAAAGGGCGGATATTTGAAATTAATCCGTTCCTGAATAATGTCCTTATAGGTTTTTGCGTAATTATTATCGATCACATCCCTGATCACCGAATGGTAAGGATTATAAGTTTGAATGATCACTTTCCCGCGTTTGTTCTTTCTACCTGCCCTTCCACTTACCTGGGCCATCATTTGGTAACTTCTTTCCGGAGAACGAAAATCGGGATAGCTTAACATATTGTCCGCGTTCAAAATACCAACTACGCTCACATTGTCGAAGTCCAAACCTTTGGTCACCATTTGGGTGCCTACCAAAATATCAATGGCGTTATTTTCAAAATCTGTAATAATTTTCTGATATGCATATTTTGATCGGGTTGTATCGAGATCCATTCGCATGATGCGGATTTTCGGATACAAAAGGGCAAGCTCTTCCTCAACTTTCTCCGTACCAAACCCTTTCATGAGCACTTTAGGATTCCCGCAATTGGGGCATTTCTCGGGTATTTTTGTTGAATAACCGCAATAATGACAACGTAAATGATCACTGTGTTTGTGGTAAGTCAATGTCACATCACATCGAATACATTCCGGAATCCAATTACAGACATCGCATTCCAGTCGCAATGAAAAACCGCGGCGGTTTTGGAACAAAATAACCTGTTCTTTATTTTCCAATGCTTCATCAATATGCTTTAAAAGGAAAGACGAAAAATGAGAATGCATTTGTTTCTTCTTCGTCGCATCCTTAATATCAGCAACCAATATTTCGGGCATACTGATGTTTCCGTATCGATCATTCAATTCGACCAATCCATATTTTTGATGGCTTGCATTATAATAAGTTTCGATACTTGGTGTGGCAGAACCCAACAAGGTTTTTGCAGAATGCAAACCGCCAAGATAAATGGCTGAGTCGCGGGCATTGTATCTTGGAGCCGGATCAAATTGTTTGTATGAATTATCATGTTCTTCATCTACAATGATGAGCCCTAAATTCTCGAAAGGTAAAAAGAGGGCCGAACGTGGGCCGATAATAATTTTGTAAGGCGGCTCTTCAATACCTGATTTTTGGGTGACTTTATTCCAGATTTCAACCCTTTCGTGTTTATTGTACCGCGAATGATAAACCCCAACCGCTGCCCCAAAATACTTTTGAAGTCGGGTGATTATTTGCGTTGTTAAAGCAATTTCGGGTAAAAGATAAAGAACCTGTTTTCCTTTTTTTATGGTCTCGTCAATGAGTTTGATGTAAATTTCAGTCTTACCGCTAGAGGTTACGCCATGAAGCAAAACCACGTCTTTTTCTTCAAAAATTGTATTAATTTGATCGAATGCCGTGCATTGAGATTCGCTAAGTTCAATAGATGAAATCTTATTTGTGGCATCAGTAGACAGAAGGCGACTGCTTAATTTCTGATATTTTTGGAGGATCCCTTTTTCAACCAAAGCATTGAGTTGGGCGACCGAGGCATCCACACTTTTAAGTAATTCGCTTTGCTTGACTTCTTCCTTACCCTTTCCTCTATTTTGGGAAAGATTGATTAAAGACATGAGTAACTGAACTTGTTTAAAAGCTCTCTTACTGAGTGTTTCAAATGCTTCCCGAAGCTTCAGTTCATCTTCTGAATATTCCTTTGTAATCCTGATATAGGTGATGAGTTTTGGAAGAAATTCTTCATTTAATTCCTCCACCACAATGATGAGGTTTTTATCGATCATTGTTTTGAGGAGCGGGATGGTTTTTTGTAAGCCGGTTAATTGGGTAACCTCCGAAATCGTAATTTTTTTTCTGGCAAGAAGGGCCTCGGTAATGATGAATTCATTTTCATTTAAAACGATTTGGTCGGGAATAAATGAAGGGTGTAAAATGATCTGAGATTCGCTGATCAGTTTTAAACCCTGAGGTAAGGCGGCGTTCATCACTTCTCCAACCGTGCACATATAATAGGTTGCTATCCATTCCCAAAAACAAAATTGTTTTTCTGTGACAATCGGAAACTCATCTAAAATGGCAGAAATATATTTAGGTGCATAATCAGGCGCGGTTTGGTTAAGCTCGCGTATCAGTGCCGTGTAAATTTTCTTCCTTCCGAATTGCACGATCACCCTTTGCCCGACTTTCACTGCTTCATTCATCTCGTACGGAACCCGGTAAGTAAAATAACCGGGAACCGGCAAAGGCAGCAAAACCTGGGCAAAGATCGTGATCCTATCCATTAATCTTTAAAATAATCGATCCAAAACTGCTATCAAGCGATCAACTTCTTCGAGGGTGTTGTAGTGAACCATACTTACCCTGATTACGCCATCTGTTTTACTGTAATCAAGCGCATCCATTAATCGTCTTGCATAGAAATCACCATGGCGAATTCCAATTTTATAATCGTCCACCTTTTTTGTGATGGTGCTACTTACAACACTTTTAATCACGAATGAAACAGTAGAAACCCGTTTATCCGGATTGGCATCTGGGCGACCAATAATCCTTACATTTTTCTTTTTATTTAAAAAATCCAATAATCGTTGGGTTAATTCTGCTTCGTGAGTGGCAAAAAGGGTATATATTTTTTTGAAAGATTCCCTTGTATATTGATCTTTAATTTCAGGGAAATGTGCTTTCACCAAAGCACCTAAATAATCCCTGTATCCTAAATAACCATAGCTTAACTCATAATTGGCACTTCCGGGTTGCAGTTTATATGGGATGTCATCTTCCTGAATAAAAAAGTGATTGATGTTGGGCAATTTCTCAAGAATTTCTTTTCGTCCGTAGAGTGCAGAATAATGAGGTCCATAAACTTTGTAAAAAGAAAAAACATAAAAATCCACATCCAAATCCTGAACATCAGGCATACGATGAGGCATATAAGCCACTGAATCGACACAAAGGTAACTATTGTTTTGATGAACAATTTTGGCGATTTCTTTGATCGGGTTTATCGTTCCTAAAATATTAGAAGCATGCGTTAAGGAAACCAATCGGGTTTTTGGGGTCAAAAGTTTTTTCAGATCATCAAGATCCATTTCTAAACTTGTCTGGTTTATTTCCCAAAACTTGATCACAATGCCTTGTTTTTGAAGGTTATACCATCCTCCAACATTTGCTTCATGATCGCAATTGGTTACAATAATTTCATCACCCGGGCTGAGGGTTTGAACGAAACCGGAGGTCAGTTGCCTTAAAAGCATAGTAGTTGAAGAACCGAATATCACTTCTGATACGTCACGTGCATTAATCAAATCTGCAACGAATCGATATCCTTCCCTTACCCGTTTACCGGCAGTTTCCGAAATTTCATAACTGGCCCCAAGCTGAACATCTGAAGTTAATAGATATTCGCTGATCCGATCGACAACCGATTTAACGGTTTGCGAACCTCCGGCATTATCAAAATAAGTCCATTCGCCACTTAGAGCAGGAAATTGTTTTCTTACAAAGTTTAAGTTTAATTCCATAAAAATTTAATTTGAAAGTACCCGAGCCATTTCGAGTAAGTGTTTATTAATTGTTTGATGATGTTTAATGGCTTTTGAAAATAAGGTAAATGCAGTTTTATTGTTTACGATACCAACCATCATTCCACGTTTCCCTTTCAATAAAGCAATAACCGCTTCATAGCCCAGTTTGCTTGCCAGTAAGCGGTCGTTGCAACTTGGCGATCCCCCTCGTTGGATATGTCCTAAAATGGTTACCCTTGTTTTAAATTCAGGAAAATTATTTTCAATGTGTTTGGCTACTTCATAGGCGCCTCCGGAGTCGTCACCTTCGGCTACGATAATAATGCCTGTTTTTTTGTTTCGGCGCCAATCATGTTTTAATTTCTGAAGCAGTGAATTGTAATAGGTTTTGGTTTCCGGGATCAGGATGTCTTCCGCCCCGCATGCAATACCGCTATGCAACGCTATAAATCCAGCATCGCGGCCCATTACTTCAATGATGAAAAGTCGGTCATGGGATGTAGCTGTATCCCGGATTTTGTCTACCGCTTCAACTACAGTGTTAATGGCTGTATCAAAACCAATGGTAAAATCCGATCCATATAAATCATTGTCAATGGTGCCCGGCAGGCCGATCATCGGAAATCCAAATTCTTCTTCAAAGATGCAAGCACCGGTAAAGGTACCATCGCCACCAATAGCAACAACGGCATCAATATTTTCTTTCTTCAGTGCCAGAAAGGCTTTTTGTCGACCTTCTTTAGTTCTAAATTCTTCACTTCGGGCCGTTTTTAAAATGGTTCCACCACGCTGGATGATATTTGACACATCTGTGGTTTCAAGTTTTTTAAAATCTCCGTTGATCATTCCGTCATATCCATTGAGAATTCCAACAACTTCCAAATCATTGGAAATGGCGGTCCGAACAATAGCCCGGATAGCAGCATTCATTCCCGGTGAATCACCACCCGAGGTAAAAACGCCAATTTTTTTGATAGGTAACATATTCGCTTTTTGAGTTGAGTCAAATTTAAGGTTTTTTTAATCGTAATGTTTGATTTAGATAATGGATTTGGTTGAAAATTAAAATGTCATTCCGGTTTTTGCAAAAGCAAAATACCGGAATCTAAAAATGCTCAAAAGAAAGATTCCTGCATTCGCAGGAATGACAAAAAACAGAGCCAAGAACATATTAATAGAGTTCTGGAATACTGAAAATTATTTCTTCCGATCTGGGTTTTGATCCGATTTCGAAAATTTCCGGCTGCCTTCATAAACTTCGAATTTGGCAAAACGGCATTCGATCGGGCCATTGAAAACAATGATTTTTTTTGAAGGCCGAAGTCCGACAAATTTTAAAGCATCTAAATTCCCACTCAATACCCAGGCTTTAAATCCGGCATATTTTGTTTTAAGCTGGTCTCCAATCATTTTATATAAGCCAATGATATCGCTTTCTTCAAGCCGGTCACCATAAGGTGGATTGGTGATCAAAGTACCATTTTTAAATGGTGTCGGGAGTTCCTCGAAGGAAGTATGCCTTAGTTCAATATCTTTATGAAATCGGGCAGATATTAAGTTTTCTTTTGCAATGGAAATTGCTTTAAATGAATGATCGATTCCTATAATTTGATGATTAAAATCTTTTTGGTTTAGAAGGGCTTCCTTACAAATCTCTTCCCATAAATCTTTGTCGAAATCATTCCAATACATAAATCCAAAATCTTTGCGATAAAATCCGGCAGGAATTCCATAGGCTTGCATGGCTGCTTCTATAAGCAAAGTCCCCGATCCGCACATGGGGTCGATCAAATCGGTTTGGCCGTTCCACTCACTGAGTTTGACCAAACCGGCAGCAAGCACTTCATTTAAAGGAGCTTTATCCACTTGTCCGCGATACCCTCTTTTGTGTAATGAACTTCCGGAACTATCAAGTGAAACCGAGCAATTTTCCCTGAAAATGTGAATGTTAATTTGTAAGTCAGGGTTGTCGACATCAACATTGGGTCTGCGGCCATATTTATTTCGGAAAGCATCAACTACCGCATCCTTGCTTTTTAATGCCGCGAATTTTGAATGAGTAATAACCGAATTGCTTACAACTGCATGAATAGCCAGTGTTTGGTCAACATCCATGTAATTCCACCATTCGATTTTAAGTAATTGATCGTACAATTCATTTTCGTCAGCACAGGTAAACGAAGCAATAGGCTTTAAAATTCTGATGGCGGTATAACACAGATAATTGGCTTTGTACATGGTTGATTTGTTGCCTTCAAAGCTCACGGCCCGGTTAATAGGTTCAACTTTAGTGGCACCAATAGCTGTTAACTCATCGGCTAAAATCGACTCCAGACCAAAAAAGGTTGTGGCAATCATTGTGTATTTATCGCTTTTATTTTCCAAGGTGTTAAGATTCTAATGTGGATACCTGATTCTTCTTTGCTAGCAAGTGCCTAGAGTTTGGAGTGCCTAAAATACTTCAAGTTATTCATTTATATAACTTTAGGCACTTCAAAATTTAGCTCACTTTAAGTACTTCTAAATTAAAAACAAAAGTACTAATAATTTAGCGGGACTTTTCCCTATTTTTGGTTTAATTAA of the Bacteroidota bacterium genome contains:
- a CDS encoding alpha/beta hydrolase, which translates into the protein MDSDLFSFPIGYHYFHKKQLYNFQLNRWHSLGYLSHDDLKTAAQKIRKFSDWKSVMLEQAESKLGSGKNIEASFFYRAAEFYTLYGQEDKELLYDKFIDLFYSNMPLEGVHVEKVPYNESFLHVLRMPNKSEIKKGTILIHFGFDSFIEEFYSVAWYFAIKGYEVIAFDGPGQGKTVKKFNIPFDFEWEKPVKTILDYFRITEAALLGMSLGGWLCLRAAAFEPRIYWVISTGGAYDNYKIPPAIARWMMDFFKKYMREGSNKVALKGIKKGGMEAWRNSNIMYITKINVPMDAFEYAWQMNSKNLHADKITQDVMVITGKDDHFIPYKLHAPLIKSLTNAKSVTDIVFTKKDHASNHCSIGNIKLSLDTMINWLDKK
- a CDS encoding acyl-CoA thioesterase, coding for MEEYTFKLEMDVRDYECDMQGIVNNSVYQNYLEHTRHQYLKAINLDFADLTARGINLVVKRIEIDYQFSLRSGDKFVVDVKIERLSPLRFGFRQSIYRLPDQKLIVNALVIGTSINEKGRPFLPDELVKVFGIE
- the priA gene encoding primosomal protein N', with protein sequence MDRITIFAQVLLPLPVPGYFTYRVPYEMNEAVKVGQRVIVQFGRKKIYTALIRELNQTAPDYAPKYISAILDEFPIVTEKQFCFWEWIATYYMCTVGEVMNAALPQGLKLISESQIILHPSFIPDQIVLNENEFIITEALLARKKITISEVTQLTGLQKTIPLLKTMIDKNLIIVVEELNEEFLPKLITYIRITKEYSEDELKLREAFETLSKRAFKQVQLLMSLINLSQNRGKGKEEVKQSELLKSVDASVAQLNALVEKGILQKYQKLSSRLLSTDATNKISSIELSESQCTAFDQINTIFEEKDVVLLHGVTSSGKTEIYIKLIDETIKKGKQVLYLLPEIALTTQIITRLQKYFGAAVGVYHSRYNKHERVEIWNKVTQKSGIEEPPYKIIIGPRSALFLPFENLGLIIVDEEHDNSYKQFDPAPRYNARDSAIYLGGLHSAKTLLGSATPSIETYYNASHQKYGLVELNDRYGNISMPEILVADIKDATKKKQMHSHFSSFLLKHIDEALENKEQVILFQNRRGFSLRLECDVCNWIPECIRCDVTLTYHKHSDHLRCHYCGYSTKIPEKCPNCGNPKVLMKGFGTEKVEEELALLYPKIRIMRMDLDTTRSKYAYQKIITDFENNAIDILVGTQMVTKGLDFDNVSVVGILNADNMLSYPDFRSPERSYQMMAQVSGRAGRKNKRGKVIIQTYNPYHSVIRDVIDNNYAKTYKDIIQERINFKYPPFYRLIEIRLKHKDYNILNAASAELANKLRAHFGELVLGPEYPMVSRIKNLYIKHILLKTEKTNALGKAKLELKEILDQFNKNRKFTGVSMIIDVDPQ
- a CDS encoding cysteine desulfurase-like protein — protein: MELNLNFVRKQFPALSGEWTYFDNAGGSQTVKSVVDRISEYLLTSDVQLGASYEISETAGKRVREGYRFVADLINARDVSEVIFGSSTTMLLRQLTSGFVQTLSPGDEIIVTNCDHEANVGGWYNLQKQGIVIKFWEINQTSLEMDLDDLKKLLTPKTRLVSLTHASNILGTINPIKEIAKIVHQNNSYLCVDSVAYMPHRMPDVQDLDVDFYVFSFYKVYGPHYSALYGRKEILEKLPNINHFFIQEDDIPYKLQPGSANYELSYGYLGYRDYLGALVKAHFPEIKDQYTRESFKKIYTLFATHEAELTQRLLDFLNKKKNVRIIGRPDANPDKRVSTVSFVIKSVVSSTITKKVDDYKIGIRHGDFYARRLMDALDYSKTDGVIRVSMVHYNTLEEVDRLIAVLDRLF
- the pfkA gene encoding 6-phosphofructokinase, coding for MLPIKKIGVFTSGGDSPGMNAAIRAIVRTAISNDLEVVGILNGYDGMINGDFKKLETTDVSNIIQRGGTILKTARSEEFRTKEGRQKAFLALKKENIDAVVAIGGDGTFTGACIFEEEFGFPMIGLPGTIDNDLYGSDFTIGFDTAINTVVEAVDKIRDTATSHDRLFIIEVMGRDAGFIALHSGIACGAEDILIPETKTYYNSLLQKLKHDWRRNKKTGIIIVAEGDDSGGAYEVAKHIENNFPEFKTRVTILGHIQRGGSPSCNDRLLASKLGYEAVIALLKGKRGMMVGIVNNKTAFTLFSKAIKHHQTINKHLLEMARVLSN
- a CDS encoding class I SAM-dependent RNA methyltransferase; translated protein: MENKSDKYTMIATTFFGLESILADELTAIGATKVEPINRAVSFEGNKSTMYKANYLCYTAIRILKPIASFTCADENELYDQLLKIEWWNYMDVDQTLAIHAVVSNSVITHSKFAALKSKDAVVDAFRNKYGRRPNVDVDNPDLQINIHIFRENCSVSLDSSGSSLHKRGYRGQVDKAPLNEVLAAGLVKLSEWNGQTDLIDPMCGSGTLLIEAAMQAYGIPAGFYRKDFGFMYWNDFDKDLWEEICKEALLNQKDFNHQIIGIDHSFKAISIAKENLISARFHKDIELRHTSFEELPTPFKNGTLITNPPYGDRLEESDIIGLYKMIGDQLKTKYAGFKAWVLSGNLDALKFVGLRPSKKIIVFNGPIECRFAKFEVYEGSRKFSKSDQNPDRKK